One region of Chloroflexota bacterium genomic DNA includes:
- a CDS encoding SH3 domain-containing protein, which produces MERWAGWLRGHLGVALGVVGTLAVPVVGIIVLRFLFAGPPIDLSAVAVSPAVSAPVVPRPAVAPPEGAPTVMPLVTPTPTPTPTPAVTPTPTPSLIRRVNAEDGLNVRVQPSVREAVVRVLLFQTEVRLTGRQRTSDGLIWVELEPDGWVQARYLDP; this is translated from the coding sequence GTGGAGCGCTGGGCAGGCTGGCTGCGGGGCCATCTCGGAGTGGCCCTGGGCGTCGTCGGCACGCTGGCGGTGCCGGTGGTGGGCATCATCGTGCTGCGGTTCCTCTTCGCCGGCCCGCCGATCGACCTGTCGGCGGTAGCCGTGTCGCCCGCGGTCAGCGCCCCGGTCGTGCCGCGGCCAGCCGTCGCGCCTCCGGAAGGCGCGCCAACCGTGATGCCGCTGGTCACGCCCACGCCCACCCCAACCCCGACGCCCGCCGTGACGCCCACCCCAACGCCGAGTCTCATCCGTCGAGTCAATGCCGAGGACGGCCTCAACGTCCGGGTCCAGCCTTCCGTCCGGGAGGCGGTCGTTCGCGTGCTGCTCTTCCAGACCGAGGTGCGGCTCACCGGCCGACAGCGAACCTCGGATGGACTCATCTGGGTCGAGTTGGAGCCCGACGGCTGGGTGCAGGCGCGCTATCTCGACCCCTAA
- a CDS encoding 4a-hydroxytetrahydrobiopterin dehydratase, with product MAVIADAEIAQRLLDHPGWAYRDGALVKKFELPGFMDVVRLVTDVAGPAEAADHHPDMFINYRRITFTLVTHDAGGVTEKDFALLEEIEQAAAG from the coding sequence ATGGCGGTGATTGCCGACGCCGAGATTGCGCAGCGGCTCCTCGACCATCCGGGATGGGCGTATCGGGACGGCGCGCTGGTGAAGAAGTTCGAGTTGCCCGGGTTCATGGACGTGGTGCGGCTGGTCACCGACGTGGCCGGTCCGGCCGAGGCCGCCGACCATCATCCGGACATGTTCATCAACTATCGCCGGATTACCTTCACGCTGGTCACGCACGATGCGGGCGGGGTGACGGAGAAGGACTTTGCACTGCTGGAGGAGATCGAGCAGGCCGCAGCGGGATAG
- a CDS encoding methyltransferase domain-containing protein, with product MRDAQRTGAGGAMAEEPAAPAHDTRKSARLREALVQKLSHEATLRDPRIIAALRAVPRHVFVPEASLEHSYQDTVVPVKYADDELLSTLSQPSAIVVMLEQLQVGEGMRVLEIGTGTGYNAALLAELVGPNGQVTTVDIDEDLTRRAHEALRSVGYGAVNVHTGDGFDGAAERAPYDRIELSAATPVISPSWTEQLVDGGLLVGPVDVKGLSFLTPAFRKHGTRLVAESMRACSFLSLRGSAAAASAVFRLPVRPKLRFVWESPDEFPAGVLTRVFRQKRQVRDEVPIAWGAAAYVLLTNGDAFVTEAGDGRVRGIALLDRQSESLAIIMTSSDGWGTAGVVVYGGDGAYTRLAASIDEWAKRGRPPVEALQLTAVPSPGPERLGPGEYLVRKPYYDLIASYDTPR from the coding sequence ATGCGCGATGCCCAACGAACCGGCGCGGGGGGCGCCATGGCGGAGGAGCCCGCGGCGCCGGCGCACGACACCCGCAAGAGCGCACGCCTTCGCGAGGCGCTGGTTCAGAAGCTGTCGCATGAGGCCACGTTACGCGATCCCCGCATCATCGCCGCGCTCCGAGCGGTGCCGCGGCACGTGTTCGTGCCGGAAGCCAGCCTGGAACATTCCTACCAGGACACGGTGGTGCCGGTGAAGTATGCGGACGACGAGTTGCTGAGCACCCTCTCCCAGCCTTCCGCGATCGTGGTGATGCTGGAGCAGTTGCAGGTCGGCGAGGGCATGCGCGTGCTGGAGATCGGCACCGGCACCGGCTACAACGCCGCGCTGCTGGCGGAGTTGGTCGGACCGAACGGCCAGGTGACCACCGTGGACATCGACGAGGACCTCACCCGGCGGGCCCACGAGGCGCTGCGAAGCGTCGGCTACGGGGCCGTGAACGTCCACACCGGCGACGGTTTCGACGGCGCCGCGGAAAGGGCCCCGTACGACCGGATCGAGCTGAGCGCGGCGACGCCGGTCATATCGCCCTCGTGGACCGAACAGCTGGTCGACGGCGGGTTGCTGGTGGGTCCCGTCGACGTCAAGGGGCTGTCATTCCTCACGCCGGCGTTCCGCAAGCACGGGACGCGCCTGGTTGCCGAATCGATGCGCGCGTGCAGCTTCCTGTCGCTGCGCGGGTCCGCCGCGGCCGCGAGCGCCGTTTTTCGATTGCCGGTGCGGCCCAAGCTGCGGTTCGTGTGGGAATCGCCGGACGAGTTTCCCGCCGGTGTGCTGACGCGGGTGTTTCGTCAGAAGCGCCAGGTGCGGGACGAGGTGCCCATTGCCTGGGGAGCGGCGGCCTACGTGCTGCTGACGAACGGCGATGCGTTTGTGACCGAAGCCGGCGACGGCCGGGTGCGCGGCATTGCGCTGCTGGACCGCCAATCCGAGTCGCTGGCGATCATCATGACCTCCAGCGACGGGTGGGGCACGGCGGGCGTGGTGGTTTACGGCGGCGACGGCGCCTACACGCGCCTGGCCGCGTCGATCGATGAATGGGCCAAACGCGGCCGGCCGCCCGTCGAGGCCCTGCAGCTGACCGCGGTGCCCTCCCCGGGGCCCGAGCGACTGGGACCCGGCGAATACCTGGTCCGCAAGCCCTACTACGACCTGATTGCTAGCTACGACACGCCGCGCTAG
- a CDS encoding DNA methyltransferase, which translates to MASLKLALVTDQQADHVHRALQDLARGLTDAFASPIPGDAEDQLKSHLRPFVEAAATALGSRDVVVKTESRVAAVRGRPDFGVGRVSGLTGHIELKAPGRGANPNRYTGRDGRQWDKFKSLPNLIYTDGHEWTLFHSGKRIDGARLSGDLTTDGPSTVALSDARQLGDLLQTFFSWQPIAPATPKRLAETLAPLARLLRRDVLEALRDSNSAISQLRRDWRSVLFANADSNQFADAYAQTLTYALLLARLGGLDTAGANIAQDTLRERGHTLLADVLRTLAHPQAQDETETSVKLLERVIGAVDVDRLRRGGADPWLYFYEDFLAEYDPKLRNDRGVYYTPVQVVRAQVRLVGELLRRRFGKELTYADDGVVTLDPAAGTGSYPLAVIEHALTAVADRMGNGAVPGHASAMARNVHAFELLVGPYSVAHLHVSERIEAHGGALPNDGAHVYLTDTLESPHAATPGLMPLSLRTLGDEHERARRIKAETPILVCLGNPPYDRQQIDLGDEETQQKGGWVRFRLADAEEAARPLLDDFLDPARHAGASVHLKNLYNDYVYFWRWALWKVFDSTQGPGIVSFITAASYLRGPGFVGMREVMRRTFDELWILDLEGDSLGARKTENVFAIRTPVAIAVGIRRGIPKPDQPAVVRYARLSGSADQKLARLDRVHGFDDLEWQPCFDGWQQPLLPQGSGNYFAWPTLSNLFPWQQSGVQAKRTWPIAPDSETLQRRWNAILVSSDQPHAFRETRDRRIDKTYADFRTRKSLKALADLDSDSPCPPVEPYAYRSFDRQWLIADSRTADFIRPVLWYAQSDRQVYLTSLLTGVLGPGPAATVSAHVPDLHHFRGSYGGKDVIPFWRDADVTEPNVTAGLLETLDQALGRTVPAAEIFAYAYALLASPAYVDRFSEELTVPGPRLPLTKDPELFQRAATLGAELIWRHTYCQRFTGPGRGYGTVPQGTARCENPVGESLDDYPRGFEYHATTQTLMVGPGRFEPVHPRVWEFSVSGFRVVRSWLRYRMRQGAGHQSSPLDAIRPTLWTAQFTDELLELLWTLEATLDHYPALADLLDAITAGPTFTADELPQPSNQQRQAPKIDRESSRGSEYAQSGME; encoded by the coding sequence ATGGCCTCGCTGAAGCTCGCACTGGTGACCGACCAGCAGGCCGATCATGTGCATCGCGCCCTCCAAGACCTGGCCCGCGGACTCACCGACGCCTTTGCCAGTCCAATTCCCGGTGATGCGGAAGACCAGCTCAAGTCCCACCTGCGACCATTCGTCGAGGCTGCGGCCACGGCTCTCGGGAGTCGCGACGTCGTTGTGAAGACTGAGTCCCGCGTCGCCGCCGTTCGCGGCCGGCCCGACTTCGGCGTTGGTCGGGTCAGCGGTCTCACCGGACACATCGAGTTGAAAGCCCCCGGCCGCGGGGCCAATCCAAACCGATATACCGGTCGAGACGGCCGGCAGTGGGACAAATTCAAGAGCCTCCCCAACCTCATCTATACCGACGGCCACGAGTGGACGTTGTTCCACAGCGGCAAGCGCATCGACGGCGCACGGCTCAGCGGGGACCTGACGACCGATGGTCCGAGCACAGTCGCACTGTCTGACGCCCGGCAGCTCGGCGACCTGCTGCAGACCTTCTTCAGCTGGCAGCCAATCGCCCCCGCCACGCCTAAGCGTTTGGCCGAAACCCTGGCCCCGCTAGCCCGCCTGCTGCGGCGCGACGTGCTGGAGGCGCTAAGGGACTCGAACTCAGCCATCTCTCAGTTGCGGAGGGACTGGCGATCGGTCCTTTTCGCCAACGCCGACTCGAACCAGTTCGCCGACGCATATGCCCAAACGCTGACCTATGCCCTGCTGCTTGCCCGGCTCGGCGGCCTCGACACCGCGGGCGCCAATATCGCGCAGGACACGCTCCGCGAGCGCGGCCATACCCTGCTGGCAGACGTGCTGCGTACATTGGCCCATCCTCAGGCACAAGACGAGACCGAGACCTCCGTCAAGCTGCTGGAGCGCGTCATCGGCGCGGTCGACGTCGACCGGCTGCGCCGCGGCGGAGCCGATCCCTGGCTCTACTTCTACGAAGACTTCCTGGCCGAGTACGACCCCAAGCTGCGAAATGACCGCGGCGTCTACTACACCCCGGTCCAGGTCGTCCGGGCGCAGGTTCGCTTGGTGGGCGAACTGCTGAGGCGGCGCTTCGGCAAGGAGTTGACGTACGCCGACGACGGCGTGGTCACGCTGGACCCTGCCGCCGGAACCGGCAGTTATCCCCTGGCAGTGATTGAGCATGCCCTGACCGCCGTCGCTGACCGAATGGGCAATGGCGCGGTCCCCGGCCATGCCTCGGCGATGGCCCGCAACGTCCACGCCTTCGAGCTGTTGGTCGGGCCATACTCTGTGGCCCATCTGCACGTGTCGGAGCGCATCGAGGCCCATGGCGGCGCGCTGCCCAACGACGGCGCCCATGTGTATCTCACCGATACCCTCGAATCGCCCCACGCCGCGACGCCCGGCCTGATGCCGCTTTCGCTGCGCACGTTGGGTGACGAGCACGAGCGTGCCAGGCGGATCAAGGCCGAGACTCCCATTCTGGTCTGCCTGGGCAATCCACCCTACGACCGGCAGCAGATTGACCTCGGCGACGAGGAAACGCAGCAAAAGGGTGGCTGGGTGCGCTTTCGTCTAGCCGACGCCGAGGAAGCGGCGCGCCCGCTGCTGGACGACTTTCTTGATCCGGCTCGGCACGCCGGCGCGAGCGTGCACCTCAAGAACCTCTACAACGACTATGTCTACTTCTGGCGCTGGGCGCTGTGGAAAGTCTTCGATAGCACGCAAGGCCCCGGCATCGTCTCATTCATCACCGCCGCCTCCTACTTGCGTGGGCCGGGGTTCGTGGGGATGCGCGAAGTCATGCGGCGCACCTTCGACGAGCTCTGGATCCTCGACCTGGAAGGCGATTCGCTGGGCGCGCGCAAGACCGAAAACGTCTTCGCCATCCGCACCCCGGTGGCCATCGCCGTCGGGATACGACGCGGCATTCCAAAGCCCGACCAGCCGGCAGTGGTCCGATACGCACGCCTGAGCGGCTCCGCTGACCAGAAGCTAGCGCGGCTGGATCGGGTGCACGGTTTTGATGATCTCGAATGGCAGCCGTGCTTTGACGGTTGGCAACAGCCGCTGCTGCCCCAAGGCAGCGGGAACTACTTCGCTTGGCCGACGCTTTCCAACCTGTTTCCGTGGCAGCAGTCGGGCGTGCAGGCCAAGCGGACATGGCCCATCGCGCCGGATTCAGAGACCTTACAGCGACGCTGGAATGCGATTCTGGTCTCGTCGGATCAGCCTCACGCCTTTCGGGAGACTCGAGACCGGCGCATCGACAAGACCTACGCCGACTTTCGTACGCGCAAGAGTCTCAAGGCGCTTGCAGACCTCGACTCCGATTCCCCATGTCCACCGGTGGAACCGTATGCCTACCGCTCGTTCGACCGGCAGTGGCTGATCGCGGACAGCCGCACGGCCGACTTCATCCGGCCAGTGCTCTGGTACGCGCAAAGCGACCGGCAGGTCTATCTCACCAGTCTGCTCACCGGAGTGCTCGGGCCAGGCCCGGCGGCGACCGTGTCCGCGCATGTCCCAGACTTGCATCACTTTCGTGGCTCGTACGGCGGCAAAGACGTAATTCCCTTCTGGCGCGATGCCGACGTCACCGAGCCGAATGTCACGGCGGGGCTGCTGGAAACGCTAGACCAGGCGCTGGGACGCACAGTCCCTGCCGCTGAGATATTCGCCTACGCCTACGCGCTGCTGGCCTCGCCTGCCTACGTGGACCGCTTCAGCGAAGAGCTCACCGTCCCCGGCCCGCGATTGCCTCTCACCAAGGATCCCGAGCTATTCCAGCGCGCCGCCACGCTGGGTGCCGAGCTCATCTGGCGGCACACCTATTGTCAACGATTCACTGGCCCTGGCCGAGGCTATGGAACAGTCCCTCAAGGAACCGCCCGCTGCGAGAATCCAGTCGGCGAGAGCCTGGATGACTACCCCAGAGGCTTCGAATACCACGCTACTACGCAAACCCTGATGGTCGGCCCCGGCCGCTTCGAGCCGGTCCACCCGCGGGTCTGGGAGTTCTCCGTCTCCGGCTTTAGGGTCGTTCGCTCCTGGCTCCGCTACCGCATGCGCCAAGGCGCCGGACACCAGTCCTCACCTCTCGACGCAATCCGCCCCACCCTCTGGACCGCCCAATTCACCGACGAGCTACTCGAGCTTCTCTGGACTCTCGAAGCTACCCTGGACCACTACCCAGCCCTCGCGGACCTCCTCGACGCCATCACCGCCGGCCCCACCTTCACCGCCGACGAGCTTCCTCAACCATCCAACCAGCAACGCCAAGCGCCCAAGATCGACCGCGAATCATCACGCGGCAGCGAGTACGCCCAGTCGGGCATGGAGTAG
- the pabB gene encoding aminodeoxychorismate synthase component I: protein MAAVGAVPPLRDCASNFADLPHLAVLDGGPGANGRWTYLAADPARCIWWDADAGDGFAGLTALRGPDDRHPDWPAPFSGGAIGYLAYDAVFALETLRVLPAPAPAGYLWAGIYDRVIARDEATGEGWVTATNHGGRDPRQLVDEARARLATPPARPREVRASGVTTNLDRAAYGHRVRRVLDYIAAGDCYQVNLARRLTLQCQASSLDVYRQLVDRHPAPFGALIRAGPVDIVSASPELFIRSNGRRAVARPIKGTRPRSRDPAEDRRRARALRVSAKDRAENVMIVDVMRNDFGRVCTPGSVRAPILWSVEPHPTVWQLVSVIRGELADGTTSVDLLRACAPSGSVTGAPKLRAIEIIDELEPERRGVYCGSVFRLGFDGALTASVAIRTLQLADGRASLDVGAGIVADSDPDLEFDETSDKARGILAALGTQE from the coding sequence ATGGCGGCCGTCGGCGCCGTCCCTCCGCTGCGGGACTGCGCGTCGAACTTCGCCGACTTGCCGCACCTGGCCGTGCTCGACGGTGGCCCGGGCGCCAACGGACGTTGGACCTATCTGGCGGCCGATCCGGCGCGATGCATCTGGTGGGATGCGGACGCCGGCGACGGCTTCGCCGGGCTCACAGCCCTGCGTGGACCCGACGACCGTCACCCGGACTGGCCGGCGCCGTTCAGCGGCGGGGCCATCGGCTACCTGGCCTACGACGCGGTATTCGCCCTGGAGACGCTGCGCGTGCTGCCCGCGCCGGCGCCCGCGGGCTATCTCTGGGCCGGAATCTACGACCGGGTGATCGCGCGGGACGAAGCCACCGGCGAGGGATGGGTGACGGCCACGAACCACGGCGGGCGAGATCCGCGGCAGCTCGTGGACGAGGCCCGCGCGCGGCTCGCGACGCCGCCCGCCAGACCGCGGGAGGTGCGCGCGTCCGGGGTCACCACGAATTTGGACCGCGCGGCCTACGGCCACCGCGTGCGACGAGTCCTGGACTACATCGCGGCGGGCGATTGCTACCAGGTCAACCTGGCGCGCCGCCTGACGCTTCAGTGCCAGGCATCGAGCCTCGACGTGTATCGACAGCTCGTCGATCGGCACCCGGCGCCGTTCGGCGCGCTCATTCGAGCGGGGCCGGTCGACATCGTGAGCGCCTCGCCTGAGCTCTTCATCCGCAGCAACGGCCGGCGGGCGGTGGCGCGTCCCATCAAGGGAACCCGACCTCGGAGCCGGGATCCGGCGGAAGATCGGCGCCGGGCCCGTGCGTTGCGCGTCAGCGCCAAGGACCGCGCCGAGAACGTGATGATCGTGGACGTGATGCGCAACGACTTCGGGCGCGTGTGCACGCCGGGAAGCGTGCGGGCGCCGATCCTGTGGTCGGTGGAGCCGCACCCGACGGTCTGGCAGCTGGTGTCGGTGATTCGAGGCGAGCTGGCCGACGGGACGACGTCGGTCGACCTGCTCCGCGCGTGCGCGCCGAGCGGCTCGGTAACCGGCGCACCGAAGCTGCGCGCCATCGAAATCATCGACGAGCTGGAACCGGAGCGTCGCGGGGTCTACTGCGGGAGCGTGTTCCGGCTCGGGTTCGACGGCGCACTGACCGCCAGCGTGGCCATTCGGACGCTGCAGCTGGCGGACGGGCGCGCCAGCCTGGACGTGGGCGCGGGGATCGTGGCGGATTCAGATCCGGATCTCGAGTTCGACGAGACGTCCGACAAGGCGCGCGGGATCCTGGCCGCGCTTGGGACTCAGGAGTAA
- a CDS encoding AIR synthase family protein — MNLLAGKLPPDLLRQFLRGVPAPPPDVVLGAAIGEDAAVLDLGGDELLVAASDPITFGSAQLARDLLAVNENDLVTTGARPRWLVTTLLLPEGIDADGARRLLDDLAQAARAHDVALVGGHTEITVGLDRPLAIGCLLGTVPRDGVVRTSGARVGDVVILTGGIAIEGTAILAEDHAPALRARGMAPDVIAAAARLRDEPGISVRRAAEVLLQERAAVHAMHDPTEGGVVMALHELAEAAQVGLSIDPDAIPIYPECRAVCDALGVDPLGLIASGALLAAVDSAAAGHALARLQNAGIEAARIGWIVDRDAGTTFTSDDAADPLPTFARDELARYLESV, encoded by the coding sequence GTGAACCTCCTCGCCGGCAAGCTCCCTCCCGACCTGCTCCGGCAATTCCTGCGCGGGGTACCGGCCCCGCCGCCCGACGTGGTCCTCGGCGCGGCCATTGGAGAAGACGCCGCCGTGCTCGACCTGGGCGGCGACGAGCTCCTGGTCGCCGCCTCCGACCCGATCACCTTCGGCAGCGCCCAGCTCGCCCGCGATTTGCTCGCCGTCAACGAAAACGACCTCGTCACCACGGGCGCGCGTCCGCGCTGGCTGGTGACCACGCTGCTGCTGCCGGAAGGCATTGACGCGGACGGCGCCCGCCGGCTTCTGGACGACCTGGCCCAGGCGGCCAGGGCGCACGACGTGGCGCTGGTCGGCGGGCACACGGAGATCACGGTGGGCTTGGACCGGCCCCTGGCCATTGGATGCCTGCTTGGCACCGTGCCACGCGACGGCGTCGTGCGGACCTCGGGCGCGCGCGTCGGCGACGTGGTGATCCTCACCGGCGGAATCGCCATCGAGGGCACCGCCATCCTCGCCGAGGATCACGCGCCGGCGCTCCGGGCGCGTGGTATGGCGCCGGATGTGATCGCCGCTGCCGCCCGCTTGCGCGACGAACCGGGTATCTCGGTGCGCCGGGCGGCCGAAGTGCTGCTCCAAGAGCGTGCGGCCGTGCACGCCATGCACGACCCGACGGAGGGCGGCGTGGTCATGGCGTTGCACGAGCTGGCGGAGGCCGCGCAGGTGGGGCTGTCAATCGACCCTGACGCCATTCCCATCTACCCCGAGTGCCGGGCCGTCTGCGACGCTCTGGGCGTTGACCCGCTCGGACTTATCGCGTCCGGCGCCCTCCTGGCCGCGGTCGATTCCGCCGCCGCCGGTCACGCACTCGCCAGGCTCCAGAACGCGGGCATCGAAGCGGCGCGGATCGGGTGGATCGTGGACCGCGACGCCGGAACGACATTCACGTCAGACGATGCCGCTGATCCCCTGCCCACGTTCGCCCGCGATGAGCTGGCGCGCTACCTGGAATCGGTCTAG
- a CDS encoding aminotransferase class I/II-fold pyridoxal phosphate-dependent enzyme, with protein MTRKPVELRSDTMTLPTDSMRRAMAEAVVGDDVSGEDPTVNRLEAYVAELFDKPAALFVTSGTQGNACALITHCRPRDDVIAEERAHLVMWEVGGWASLAGVTMTTVHAPRGVLTAELIESAVKPRDVHLATTRLVCVENTHNGAGGVYITPENMAEIGRAARAHGLLVHVDGARIFNAAAALGTPVSDLTREADSVQFCLSKGLGAPVGSVLVGSEAFIHEARRVRKMLGGGMRQAGVIAAAGLVALEETPPKLPQDHANARLLAEIVSNAPGLTVELDDLETNIVFFDVDPVMATAVEFAQRAEARGVRLIGFEGTPSVRAVTHHQVSEADVRYAADVICDVAAELATGR; from the coding sequence ATGACCCGGAAACCCGTCGAGCTGCGCAGCGACACCATGACGCTGCCCACCGATTCCATGCGCCGGGCCATGGCCGAAGCCGTGGTGGGCGACGACGTGTCCGGCGAGGACCCCACGGTCAACCGGCTCGAGGCATACGTCGCCGAGCTGTTCGACAAGCCGGCCGCGCTCTTCGTCACCAGCGGCACCCAGGGCAACGCCTGCGCCCTGATTACCCACTGCCGCCCACGCGACGACGTGATCGCCGAAGAACGCGCCCACCTGGTGATGTGGGAAGTCGGCGGCTGGGCCTCGTTGGCGGGTGTCACCATGACCACCGTGCACGCCCCGCGCGGCGTGCTCACCGCCGAGCTCATCGAGTCGGCCGTCAAGCCGCGGGACGTGCACCTGGCCACGACGCGCCTGGTCTGCGTCGAGAACACCCACAACGGCGCGGGGGGCGTCTACATCACCCCCGAGAACATGGCCGAGATCGGCCGCGCCGCTCGCGCGCACGGCCTGCTGGTCCACGTGGACGGCGCGCGCATCTTCAATGCCGCGGCGGCGCTCGGCACGCCGGTCAGCGACCTCACCAGGGAGGCCGACAGCGTGCAGTTCTGCCTTTCCAAGGGGCTCGGCGCGCCTGTCGGATCCGTCCTGGTCGGCTCCGAGGCCTTCATCCATGAGGCTCGGCGCGTCCGCAAGATGCTGGGCGGCGGCATGCGGCAGGCGGGCGTGATCGCGGCGGCGGGCCTCGTCGCCCTCGAGGAGACCCCGCCCAAGCTCCCGCAGGACCACGCCAACGCGCGACTCTTGGCCGAGATCGTGAGCAATGCGCCCGGCCTCACGGTCGAGCTGGACGACCTCGAAACCAACATCGTCTTCTTCGACGTGGACCCGGTCATGGCGACGGCGGTCGAGTTCGCCCAACGCGCCGAGGCTCGCGGCGTTCGCCTGATAGGTTTCGAGGGCACCCCGAGCGTTCGCGCCGTCACGCATCACCAGGTCAGCGAGGCCGACGTGCGCTACGCAGCCGACGTAATCTGCGACGTGGCGGCTGAGCTGGCGACTGGGCGCTAG
- a CDS encoding class I SAM-dependent methyltransferase: MPSRDVAQVEAETRDYYRARADEFEDWYRRRGSYQHSPEADAAWHREVGEMERFIEPLQNSSVLEVAAGTGWWTRRLAPRNRVIATDYAPEMIACARRLAGPSDAVERCRADAYRLPVAEGAVDACFFGFWLSHVPVSRAVEFMREARRVVRPGGELWLLDSAQSRTSGHQGQRVVGPRVQQQRRNLKDGSAYDIWKIYWSPIDLRFLFGLVCDRVEVATTDQYFVMARGRVAGGAR; encoded by the coding sequence ATGCCCTCCCGCGATGTCGCGCAGGTCGAGGCCGAGACGCGCGACTACTACCGCGCCCGCGCCGATGAGTTCGAGGACTGGTATCGGCGTCGCGGCAGCTACCAGCACAGCCCCGAGGCCGACGCCGCGTGGCATCGCGAGGTCGGCGAGATGGAGCGATTCATCGAGCCGCTCCAGAACTCCTCGGTCCTGGAAGTGGCCGCGGGCACCGGCTGGTGGACCCGGCGCCTGGCGCCCCGCAATCGCGTGATCGCCACCGACTACGCCCCCGAGATGATCGCCTGCGCGCGACGCCTCGCCGGTCCCTCGGACGCCGTCGAGCGCTGCCGGGCCGACGCCTATCGCCTACCGGTCGCCGAGGGCGCCGTCGATGCCTGCTTCTTCGGCTTCTGGCTCAGCCACGTGCCGGTGAGCCGGGCCGTCGAGTTCATGCGCGAGGCGCGGCGCGTGGTGCGGCCGGGCGGTGAGCTCTGGCTGCTCGATTCGGCCCAAAGCCGCACCAGCGGCCATCAAGGCCAGCGAGTGGTGGGGCCGAGGGTCCAGCAGCAGCGCCGCAACCTCAAGGACGGCAGCGCCTACGACATCTGGAAGATCTATTGGTCGCCGATCGACCTGCGGTTTCTGTTCGGCCTGGTCTGCGACCGGGTCGAGGTCGCCACCACCGACCAGTACTTCGTCATGGCCCGCGGCCGCGTGGCCGGAGGCGCGCGCTAG